One Glycine max cultivar Williams 82 chromosome 6, Glycine_max_v4.0, whole genome shotgun sequence DNA segment encodes these proteins:
- the LOC106799117 gene encoding ankyrin repeat-containing protein C6C3.08, whose protein sequence is MKILKNTQCSSQQGAASQRRLQHKELVGENKAITSELNEAVENGDMDSLVNVLAKVFDQVTWTGDSLLHLAANLGKEKTVELICDHFPELLLRRNVKSNTVLDAAVRSKNSTIDQVHSLQLSHREDKEITKEKNEYGNTPLHEAVYSGDVGVIKEILLADNDVV, encoded by the coding sequence ATGAAGATTCTGAAGAACACACAATGCTCAAGTCAACAAGGTGCAGCTTCACAACGGAGATTACAGCACAAGGAACTTGTTGGGGAGAACAAAGCTATTACTTCAGAGTTGAATGAAGCTGTAGAAAATGGAGACATGGATAGCTTGGTTAACGTGTTGGCTAAGGTTTTTGATCAAGTCACCTGGACTGGTGATTCATTGCTTCATTTGGCAGCAAATCTTGGGAAAGAAAAGACTGTAGAGTTGATTTGTGATCACTTTCCTGAGCTTCTTTTAAGAAGAAACGTGAAAAGTAACACTGTACTTGATGCTGCTGTGAGGTCTAAGAACTCTACCATAGATCAGGTTCATTCTCTCCAATTAAGCCATAGAGAAGATAAAGagataacaaaagaaaagaatgaatatgGGAACACTCCTTTGCACGAGGCTGTCTACAGTGGTGATGTTGGTGTGATTAAAGAGATTTTACTTGCGGATAATGATGTGGTCTAA